A single Paenibacillus kribbensis DNA region contains:
- a CDS encoding class I SAM-dependent methyltransferase encodes MALAELIHAVHIEKDWVEQYHTANRLQTRIELYEKCGVNKQGWHRWFFEHLGNRSNIRILEIGCGDGTLWSRNADRISESWKITLTDLSPGMLEEARKNIRDTTGQIKFVVADVQSIPFHNEEFDIVIANHMLYHVPDIPKAVSEIYRVMKPKALFYASTMSKSTCMKLT; translated from the coding sequence ATGGCACTGGCTGAGCTTATTCATGCGGTACACATAGAGAAGGATTGGGTGGAGCAGTACCACACGGCAAATCGGTTACAAACTAGAATTGAATTATATGAAAAATGCGGCGTGAATAAACAGGGATGGCATCGATGGTTTTTTGAACATTTAGGCAATCGATCGAATATCAGAATTTTAGAAATAGGTTGTGGAGATGGAACTTTATGGTCTAGGAATGCGGACAGAATATCTGAATCATGGAAAATAACACTCACCGATCTTTCACCCGGTATGTTGGAAGAAGCTCGCAAAAATATCCGTGACACGACAGGGCAAATCAAATTCGTTGTAGCCGACGTTCAGTCGATTCCTTTTCACAACGAAGAATTCGATATCGTGATCGCCAATCACATGCTGTATCATGTGCCGGATATTCCAAAGGCAGTCTCCGAAATATACCGTGTGATGAAACCAAAGGCACTTTTCTATGCATCCACGATGAGTAAAAGCACTTGCATGAAATTGACCTGA
- a CDS encoding MerR family transcriptional regulator has product MRTLRYYDQIGLLKPSNYGQASQRMYNKLDLIKLQKIQTLKYLGLTLIDIKQMVTESHIQEQDLRSSLKMQREIILQKTAHLQFVFKAIDEAIEKLIHTGKNTWIGWHWLSLFMRYT; this is encoded by the coding sequence GTGAGAACATTAAGATATTATGATCAGATAGGTTTGTTAAAGCCTTCGAATTACGGTCAAGCTTCACAACGGATGTATAACAAGCTGGATTTGATTAAGCTGCAAAAGATACAAACGTTAAAGTATCTCGGTTTAACGCTTATTGATATTAAACAAATGGTAACGGAAAGCCACATTCAGGAACAGGATCTGCGAAGCTCATTAAAAATGCAACGAGAGATCATTTTACAAAAGACAGCTCATCTGCAATTCGTTTTTAAAGCTATAGACGAAGCTATAGAAAAGTTAATTCATACAGGGAAGAACACGTGGATTGGATGGCACTGGCTGAGCTTATTCATGCGGTACACATAG